The following are encoded in a window of Kutzneria kofuensis genomic DNA:
- a CDS encoding PaaX family transcriptional regulator — protein MLPAVVPSGGVTAAAVRPETLLLTLFGDYVLDRGIAVSTGGVIAVLEHLGVSEHATRATLSRMSRRGLLRTLRQGRQAFLGLTAHGTTVLRDGQRKLDGDIVERHWDSRWTLLTFSVPESRRADRHALRTRLGWFGFGPLRSGLWVSPSAKDVSGALAELDLLEHAEVFRAEASMWTDPARIAREAWDLPEIAAGYDQFRQRWTDTASDGFDELARRVQLGAEWLLLIRRDPVLPAALLPADWPGVRAAALFRTLRQQWAGPADRSAREILTSIVDE, from the coding sequence ATGCTGCCAGCCGTTGTTCCTTCCGGCGGCGTGACCGCAGCGGCCGTGCGGCCGGAGACACTGCTGCTCACCTTGTTCGGTGACTACGTGCTGGACCGTGGCATCGCCGTGTCGACCGGCGGCGTCATCGCCGTGCTCGAGCATCTCGGCGTGAGCGAACACGCGACTCGTGCGACGTTGAGCCGGATGAGCCGACGTGGCTTGCTTCGTACGCTTCGTCAAGGGCGGCAAGCGTTTCTCGGCCTGACCGCGCACGGAACCACGGTGCTGCGCGACGGGCAGCGCAAGCTCGACGGCGACATCGTCGAGCGGCACTGGGACAGCCGGTGGACCCTGCTGACGTTCTCGGTGCCGGAAAGCCGCCGCGCCGATCGGCATGCCCTGCGGACCCGGCTGGGCTGGTTCGGCTTCGGACCGTTGCGCAGCGGCCTGTGGGTCTCGCCCTCGGCCAAGGACGTCTCAGGGGCGCTGGCCGAGCTTGACCTCCTGGAGCACGCCGAGGTGTTCCGGGCGGAGGCGTCCATGTGGACCGATCCGGCCCGGATCGCCCGGGAAGCCTGGGACCTGCCCGAGATCGCCGCCGGATACGACCAGTTCCGCCAGCGGTGGACCGACACGGCTTCCGACGGGTTCGACGAACTGGCTCGACGGGTCCAGCTGGGCGCGGAGTGGTTGCTGCTGATCCGGCGCGATCCGGTGCTGCCAGCGGCTTTGCTGCCCGCGGACTGGCCGGGAGTGCGTGCCGCGGCCTTGTTCCGCACCCTGCGCCAGCAGTGGGCGGGTCCGGCTGACAGGTCGGCCCGAGAGATACTGACGTCCATAGTGGACGAATGA
- a CDS encoding extracellular catalytic domain type 1 short-chain-length polyhydroxyalkanoate depolymerase: MTGIRTALVTLVSTLLITLSGVAFAPQAAAASLVEVTNFGSNPGGMRMHVYVPNSHPATPAVVVAMHGCGGSGPGFYASSEFAALADRYGFIVIYPSAEQQAGFGNCFDTWSDAAKHRGGGSDPVSIVSMVTYVEQHYGGDPNRVFATGSSSGGMMTNEMLALYPDVFKAGAAFMGVPFNCFANAADYPPGSSKCTGGSMNRTPQQWGDAVRQAYPGYSGPRPRMQLWHGTADPLVPYSLLQEEIKQWTNVFGLSQTPTSTDSPQPGWDRRRYADSAGTVQVEAYSIQGAGHSLPATGMAAYAVAFFGLTGSDNPPPGSGSCRVTDTVNAWNNGLTESITITNTGTSVINGWSLVFTLPNGQAITSGWNATYSPSSGQVTARDATHNAMIAPNASITIGFQATHTGNTGKPTSFTLNGMSCAAV; the protein is encoded by the coding sequence ATGACTGGAATCAGAACCGCGCTCGTGACGCTCGTCAGTACCCTGCTGATCACTCTCAGCGGCGTTGCCTTCGCACCCCAGGCGGCCGCCGCGTCACTGGTGGAGGTGACCAACTTCGGCAGCAATCCGGGCGGGATGCGCATGCACGTCTACGTGCCGAACTCCCACCCGGCCACGCCGGCGGTCGTGGTCGCCATGCACGGTTGCGGCGGCTCCGGGCCCGGCTTCTACGCCAGCAGCGAATTCGCCGCGCTGGCCGACCGGTACGGCTTCATCGTCATCTACCCGAGCGCCGAGCAGCAGGCCGGCTTCGGGAACTGCTTCGACACCTGGTCGGACGCCGCCAAGCACCGCGGCGGCGGCAGCGACCCGGTCTCCATCGTCTCGATGGTGACCTACGTCGAGCAGCACTACGGCGGCGACCCGAACCGGGTCTTCGCCACCGGATCGTCCTCCGGCGGCATGATGACCAACGAGATGCTCGCCCTCTACCCAGACGTGTTCAAGGCCGGCGCCGCGTTCATGGGCGTGCCCTTCAACTGCTTCGCCAACGCCGCCGACTATCCGCCCGGCAGCAGCAAGTGCACCGGCGGAAGCATGAACCGAACCCCGCAGCAGTGGGGAGACGCGGTCCGGCAGGCGTATCCCGGATACAGCGGCCCCCGGCCGCGGATGCAGCTGTGGCACGGCACCGCCGACCCGCTCGTGCCGTACTCGCTGCTGCAGGAGGAAATCAAGCAGTGGACCAATGTGTTCGGGCTGAGCCAGACACCGACGTCCACGGACAGCCCGCAGCCCGGCTGGGACCGTCGTCGCTACGCCGACTCCGCCGGCACCGTCCAGGTGGAGGCGTACAGCATCCAAGGCGCCGGGCACAGCCTGCCGGCAACCGGGATGGCGGCCTACGCCGTGGCGTTCTTCGGTCTGACCGGTTCCGACAACCCGCCACCCGGGTCGGGCTCGTGCCGCGTCACGGACACGGTGAACGCTTGGAACAACGGCCTGACCGAGAGCATCACCATCACGAACACCGGCACCAGCGTGATCAACGGCTGGTCCCTGGTCTTCACGCTGCCCAACGGACAGGCCATCACATCCGGCTGGAACGCCACCTACTCGCCATCGTCGGGCCAGGTGACGGCGCGTGACGCCACACACAACGCCATGATCGCGCCGAACGCCTCGATCACCATCGGCTTCCAAGCCACCCACACCGGCAACACCGGCAAGCCCACTTCCTTCACCCTCAACGGCATGTCCTGCGCCGCCGTCTGA
- a CDS encoding MmcQ/YjbR family DNA-binding protein, producing MATVADIRAVTASLPRSEERVVRDRVKFRVGRLVYIALSPDETTMGFAYPKEYREALVAAEPHKFQLPRPSDMRYNWIHATLDELDADELTELVINAWTMCVPKRVAAAYLDAG from the coding sequence GTGGCCACAGTGGCGGACATTCGTGCGGTGACGGCGTCGCTGCCGCGCAGTGAGGAGCGAGTGGTGCGCGACCGGGTGAAGTTCCGGGTGGGACGGCTGGTCTACATCGCGCTGTCGCCGGACGAGACGACGATGGGCTTCGCGTACCCGAAGGAGTACCGGGAGGCACTCGTCGCCGCGGAGCCGCACAAGTTCCAGCTGCCGCGGCCGTCGGACATGCGCTACAACTGGATACACGCGACGCTCGACGAACTCGACGCCGACGAGCTCACCGAGCTGGTGATCAACGCTTGGACGATGTGCGTGCCCAAGCGGGTGGCTGCGGCGTACCTCGACGCCGGCTGA